One Diabrotica virgifera virgifera chromosome 3, PGI_DIABVI_V3a genomic window carries:
- the LOC114326251 gene encoding uncharacterized protein LOC114326251: MVRCLICLFRFSKLKKLYEHYFKSHRKVEIIKKFIEENILLPSVLKKHRKKNVHNIQKKRTKKCCQKFTKLNIEDLPTEPVVLSENIRIFCGDEEIIRIGDNKHSIKLSFEDDGNQNKDICCLTLKEIGSLNEAKLPRALKRKNKKENACKKKIKRKKVSKKKKQNIEINITKVKEPSLPSKPIAAFEANCFDSRQYPKSELRLLTSDTESCSDTSKNSFVPPEDTKLFCLKCGSGYKTQQELSEHMYIHEPFCRLCNTWFPDEFTFKQHMQLHKIRIFACHVCSAEFPFKELLFKHFECHMEDRLYEDVIDMEEDYKTLQYSFVNTNYNTSINSILCYLKDRPDFYYCNYKIMKTICDFCYKEVSVNEYEQHLQIFHSY; this comes from the exons atggtACGTTGTCTGATTTGCCTCTTTAGGTTTAGTAAATTGAAAAAATTGTATGAACATTATTTTAAATCTCACAGGAAAGTTGAGATTATTAAGAAATTCATAGAAGAAAATATTTTGCTACCATCGGTACTAAAAAAACACCGCAAAAAGAATGTACACAACATACAGAAGAAGCGTACTAAAAAGtgttgccaaaaatttacaaaattgAATATTGAAGATTTGCCGACGGAACCTGTGGTACTCAGTGAAAACATACGCATATTTTGCGGGGATGAAGAGATTATACGAATTGGGGATAACAAACATAGCATTAAATTGTCATTTGAAGACGATGGTAATCAAAATAAGGATATATGCTGTCTCACACTGAAAGAAATAGGAAG TCTGAACGAAGCCAAACTTCCGAGGGCGttgaaaagaaaaaataaaaaggaaaatgCTTGCAAGAAGAAAATTAAAAGGAAAAAAGTATCCAAAAAGAAGAAACAAAACATCGAAATCAACATAACAAAAGTTAAAGAACCTTCATTGCCCAGTAAACCAATTGCTGCATTTGAAGCAAACTGTTTCGATTCGAGACAGTACCCAAAAAGCGAGTTAAGACTTCTGACGTCAGATACAGAGTCCTGTTCAGACACGAGCAAGAACTCCTTCGTACCACCCGAGGACACCAAACTCTTTTGCTTGAAATGCGGAAGTGGCTATAAAACCCAACAAGAGTTGTCGGAGCACATGTACATACACGAACCATTTTGTAGGTTATGCAATACTTGGTTTCCAGATGAGTTCACGTTCAAGCAGCATATGCAACTGCACAAAATAAGAATTTTCGCTTGCCACGTATGCAGCGCTGAATTTCCATTCAAAGAACTGTTATTTAAGCATTTCGAATGTCACATGGAAGACAGGCTTTATGAGGACGTTATAGATATGGAAGAAGATTATAAAACGTTACAGTACAGTTTTGTAAATACCAACTATAACACGagtattaatagtattttgtgcTATCTTAAAGATAGGCCTGATT